The genome window TTCTCAAAATCTATAGAGCTATGTCCGGACGGAATGCTTGATGCATATTTTCAATTGGGGAAAATATATTATGGATTGGAAAAATATGAGCAAGCAATATCAAGTTTGGATTCATATTTGAAAAAATCAGGAAATATTAATGATTCTACTTACTTAGAAGCAAAGGAGATTTTAGAATGGTCAAAGCAGATTAATGATATAAAAAGTAAGCCTGTGAAATTTAATCCAAAAGTTGTAGAGGGTATTAGTAGCCCAGAAGATGAATATTTGGTAATAATAACACCAGATAATGAAAATGCATTTTATACTCGAAAAACTAAGGTTAAAACAGTGCAATCCTGGTCTGGAGGGGATGATTATAAGGAAATGTTTTATGTAAGCAGTAGAATCCCAGATGCTAATAAGTCGCTTTCTGAAAGATCTTTTGACAAAGGTAAACCGATGCCAGAGCCTTTTAATATGAATGCAAATGAGGGTGGCGCAACAGTTACTATTGACAACAAAGAATTAATACTTACAATATGTAAATACGAAGACAAAAAAAATCCTAATTACGCAAATTGTGATTTGTATTATACCAAGTTTGAGTATGGAATGTGGAGCGATCTTGAAAGAATAGATGTTGTCAATACTCCTGATTATTGGGAAAGTCAGCCTTCAATTTCGAGCGATGGAAAAGATTTGTATTTTATAAGCGATAGACCTGGAGGCATGGGAGGCTACGATATTTATTTAAGTCAAAGAGATGAGAATGGAAATTGGGGAACTCCAAAAAATTTGGGAAAAAATATAAATTCGAAAGGAAACGAAAAAAGCCCCTTTATTCATACAGATAGCAAAACACTTTATTTTAGCTCTGATGGTCGCCCGGGAATTGGAGGATATGATATATTTTATTCTCGTCTTGATAAAAATGGCGATTGGCAAAAGCCAGTAAATATTGGCTATCCAATAAATACAACCTATGATGATGTTGGCTTCTTTGTTAGCACTAATGGAAAATATGGTTATTTTGGCTCTAATAATATGAAAGAAGGAATTGGTGGCTGGGATTTTTATTCTTTTGATTTGTATGAAGAAGCTAGGCCTGAAAAAGTTTTATTTGTGAAAGGTACTATTAAAGACGAAGTAGATAATACACCAATTGACGCAAAAGTTCAATTAAAAAACTTAAAGACGAGGGAGATAAAAGAAATTCCGGTAGATATGGAAACTGGAAATTATGTAGCAGCAATTCCTTTTAATGCGGATTTTTTACTTACGGTGAAAAAAGCTGATTATGTATATGAAAATGCATATATTTCACAAGAAGACTCTACTTTTGATGAACCTAAAAATCTTGATATTGATTTGGAGCCTGTAGTTGTGGGCAAGTCTTATCGCATGAATGACATTTATTATAAAAGTAACTCTGCCGAACTGCTATCTGAATCAAAAAAAGTTTTAGATGATTTTATTGATTTTTTAAATGAAAATCCTAATATTAAAGTTAAAATACAAGGTCATACTGATAATATCGGTAGCGATGCTTTTAATATGACACTTTCTGAAGAGCGAGCAAAAAGTGTGTTTGATTATTTAATTGAAAATGGTATAAGCGCATCTAGATTAAGTTATAAGGGTTTTGGAGAGTCTAAGCCTGTTGATACAAACGACACAGAAGCAGGCAGGGCTATGAATAGACGCACTGAGTTTTTGATTACAGGAATGTGATTTTAGATAGTGTTTAGTGTTGAGTTTTTAGTGTTTAGTTGGGGTGGCGCCTGTAACTGTCTGAGTATCAGCAATTTAGGCAAATGAACAGATGAAGCGCTCTGTTATTATAACTACTTGATTGTCAGGGGTTTACGCTGTAGCTAACTTGTTTATAAATAACAAATTGCATAAGTAAAACATAAAAATTACACACTTTTTTAGTATAGTATCTGGGGCTGTTTTAGAAAGGTAGGTGAAACTCACTAATTATACCCAAGTTTCTTTAAAATAGATATGGTGTCACCAAATAATTTTTGAATAGTTTTTTCTTCTTCTCCTGATAATTGTTTTCTGATAAAGTAAAAATCTTCAGTTTTATACCCCGTATCAATTGATGTGTTATAAAATACAAAAAATCTGTTATCCTGATAATAAAGTATATGGTTGTCAGAAAACAAAGCTCTTTCAGGAATTGTTACTAAAGCTATTGTATCACCAAGATCAATATAATTTGTGTCAATATCAAAAAAACTAATAACATCATCATTTAAACACCATGTTAATGTATCTACAACCATTACTCTTGTATATGTTACAGATAAAACACATGTATTATTGGAGTCTAGTTTAAGATTAATACCTTTTCCTTTGTTATAACAAAAATAGTTACCCTCTATATCAAATGAAATTGAATGAATAAAGAGGAAAATAGGAAATATAATCAGAAAGAACCTTTTCATTATTGATGTTTTTGTAAATACTTCGAAACTATATATGGATAATACTCCTTAATAACGTTCGATTGAATCAACTTTCCAGGGGTAATATCTTTGACACCTTTAACAGAAGGAACACCAAGGTTTCTTCTGAATTTAGCTTGTCCTTCAGCACTTCTGAAACTATATTCAACCTGATAAGCATTAGCTTCATCACCTAGATCATAGAAACGCATATCATCTTTCCCTGATTTAATTCTCAACTCACAATTAATGTGTTGATGGCTATTAGTTCCTTCATGTGCTTGCTTATCAGCATTTTCATCAATTTCCATTACTACAACACCATTTTCATAATATGTTCCCGCTGTTAATGGGTTTCCATCAATTTCTTTATACTTAAATTTCCAATCTTTATTATCAATCATCTCCTGAATATTAAAAATATGTGTATTTAAAATATCAATCTGCGTTTCTTTATCTTTTATCGCTTTTTTATCAATATCCTTGGCGGATTTTAATCCATCTATTTCAGTTCTTAATGTAATAATTCTATTACGAGCAGCCTTTTGAGAAGCTTGTGCTTTTGCTAAATCGTCGGGGTCATTAAACTCCATTCCATCAGGATCAACAAGTTTAACCGGATTTCCAAGACAATACATATAAGGTGATGTACTTGGATACTTATCACTCATCGGGTCAACGCTTAGCCACACATACATATAATCCACATAATAGCGTGCTCCAAAGTAGTTAAATCCCGTTTCAGCATCTTTTTCTTTTGCAGAAAACTTATATGG of Bacteroidales bacterium contains these proteins:
- a CDS encoding RHS repeat-associated core domain-containing protein — translated: MKTNVTYHTDHLGSNSFVTDYSGKAIQELRYMPYGEILTNKRSTGSNYNTPYKFSAKEKDAETGFNYFGARYYVDYMYVWLSVDPMSDKYPSTSPYMYCLGNPVKLVDPDGMEFNDPDDLAKAQASQKAARNRIITLRTEIDGLKSAKDIDKKAIKDKETQIDILNTHIFNIQEMIDNKDWKFKYKEIDGNPLTAGTYYENGVVVMEIDENADKQAHEGTNSHQHINCELRIKSGKDDMRFYDLGDEANAYQVEYSFRSAEGQAKFRRNLGVPSVKGVKDITPGKLIQSNVIKEYYPYIVSKYLQKHQ
- a CDS encoding OmpA family protein, whose amino-acid sequence is MKYLVFIITILFFTNNFLFAQKEELCGKLSKKHAKTFDEAMMNYSQGRRLERKLPDNAEKYYKASMLLLKEITDENDKYAPAYYYLGCINVFKKGNNLSAAEKYFSKSIELCPDGMLDAYFQLGKIYYGLEKYEQAISSLDSYLKKSGNINDSTYLEAKEILEWSKQINDIKSKPVKFNPKVVEGISSPEDEYLVIITPDNENAFYTRKTKVKTVQSWSGGDDYKEMFYVSSRIPDANKSLSERSFDKGKPMPEPFNMNANEGGATVTIDNKELILTICKYEDKKNPNYANCDLYYTKFEYGMWSDLERIDVVNTPDYWESQPSISSDGKDLYFISDRPGGMGGYDIYLSQRDENGNWGTPKNLGKNINSKGNEKSPFIHTDSKTLYFSSDGRPGIGGYDIFYSRLDKNGDWQKPVNIGYPINTTYDDVGFFVSTNGKYGYFGSNNMKEGIGGWDFYSFDLYEEARPEKVLFVKGTIKDEVDNTPIDAKVQLKNLKTREIKEIPVDMETGNYVAAIPFNADFLLTVKKADYVYENAYISQEDSTFDEPKNLDIDLEPVVVGKSYRMNDIYYKSNSAELLSESKKVLDDFIDFLNENPNIKVKIQGHTDNIGSDAFNMTLSEERAKSVFDYLIENGISASRLSYKGFGESKPVDTNDTEAGRAMNRRTEFLITGM